The DNA sequence GGCCATCTTCAAGTTCGAGGGCTACGCGGGCAGCCATCTGGTTGTGGTCCCAGGTCATTAGTTAGACACCGTCCTATTTTCGATTCCGGTTTCCTGTGGGCCGACATGGACCACACGGTTGACGTAGATGCCTGGAAGGTGCACCTCGTCTGGGTCAAGCTCATCAACCAGGTGCTCGACCTGGGCGATGGTGATCTTGCCGCTCATTGCGGCATCTGGGTTGAAGTTGCGGGCGGTCTTACGGAAGACCAGGTTGCCGAAACGGTCTGCCTTATGCGCGTGAACCAGGGCGAAGTCTGCGCGGATGCCCTCTTCCAGTACGTAGAGCTGGCCGTTAAATTCACGGGTTTCCTTGGGCTTGGAATACACAGCCACGGAACCGTCGGTGTTGTAACGCTGTGGCAGGCCACCTTCAGCAACCTGGGTTCCCACACCGGCGGTGGTGTAGAACCCGGGGATGCCTGCGCCACCGGCGCGCATGCGCTCTGCGAGGGTTCCCTGTGGGGTGAACTCCACGGTGAGCTCGCCCTCCAGGTAACGGCGTGCGTATTCCTTATTGGAGCCGATGTAGGAGCCGACCGTCTTGATGATCTTGCCGTCCTCCAGAAGCAGCCCGAGGCCCTGGCCGTCGGTGCCACAGTTATTGGAGATGATCGTCAGCTCGCCGGCACCCTGATCACGCAGCGCGTTGATCAACAGCGTCGGAATTCCTACGAGGCCGAACCCTCCGACGGCGATGGAAGCACCGTCCGGGATATCGGCCACAGCTTCAGCAGTGGATGAAAGGGTCTTGTTTATCATGACAGCCATGCTATCGTAATGTTCATTGAATGCACAACAGTTCGCAATGCGAACCTTAAGGAGTTGATCAAATGCTACAAACCTCTCCGGACTTCGTGCAGTCCTTCGCCAGGGGACTATCCGTGATCCGTAGTTTCAGCGCAGACTCCCCGTCTCAGTCCCTGTCGGAGGTCGCCACCGCCACTGGCCTGTCACGTGCCACAGCGCGCCGGTTTCTCCACACACTGGTGGATCTCGGATACGCGGTGACCAACGGCTCGCAGTTCCAACTCACCCCCAGGGTGCTGGAACTGGGCACCAGCTATCTCTCCGCATTGACCCTGCCCGCGATCGCACAGCCACGCCTGGAGGCTCTGTCCCGTGAGGTCGGCGAATCCAGTTCGATGTCGGTGCTCGACGGCACGGACATCATCTATGTCTCCCGTGTCCCGGTCCGCCGGATCATGACGGTCTCCATCACGCTGGGCACCCGCTTCCCCGCATACGCCACCTCCATGGGACGCATCCTGCTGGCCGCGCTGGCTCCCGAGGAGCTGGAAGCCCTGCTCATCAAAACCCCGCCGGTACAGCTCACCGCCCGCGCACTCCCACCGCAGGCGGTACGTTCGGAGATCGAGGCCGCCCGCCAGCGTGGATGGTCGTTGGTTGACCAGGAGCTCGAGCCGGGACTGCGTTCCCTGGCGGCTCCGGTCACCGATGCCAGCGGCCGTGTGGTGGCGGCGATCAACATCTCCACGCAGTCGGCCTCCAACTCCATCGAGGATGTCCGTCGGGAGTTCCTGCCCCACATCATTGAGACCGCGCGGGCCATCTCCACCGATCTCTCAGCAACCATCTAGTAGAAGGAAACAATGAACCCTCAAGATATTGTCATCTGCTCCCCACTGCGCACCCCTGTCGGCCGTTATGGTGGCGCCTTCACCAGTGTTCCGGTTCAGGATCTGGCCACCGCGGTGGTCAACGCGATCGTGGACAAAACCGGTCTGACCGGTGATCAGGTGGATGACCTGATCCTGGGCCAGGGCTCGCCGAATGGTTCCGCACCGGCACTGGGCCGTGTCGTGGCACTGGATTCCAAGCTCGGGCAGAACGTTCCCGGCATGCAGCTGGACCGCCGGTGCGGTTCCGGCCTGCAGGCGATCGTCACCGCCGCAGCACACATCTCCGCCGGCGCAGCCGATGTGATCATCGCCGGCGGCGCAGAATCCATGAGCCGCACCGAGTACACCGTCTCCGGTGATATCCGCTGGGGTGTCAAGGGCGGGGACATGCAGCTGCGTGACCGTCTGGCGGAAGCCCGTGAAACCGCAGGTGGCCGCGACCACCCGATCCCGGGTGGCATGATCGAGACCGCTGAGAACCTCCGCCGCGAGTACAACATCCCACGCGAGACCCAGGACCAGATGGCCGCAGCATCCCAGCAGCGTGCCGGTGCCGCCCATGACAATGGACACTTCGCGGATGAGATCGTTCCCATCACCATTCCGGTGCGCAAGGGTGATCCGATCGTGGTGGACAGGGATGAGCACCCACGCCCTGAAACAACCGTCGAGAAGCTCTCTTCCCTGCGCGCCGTCATGGGGCGCCAGGATGACCAGGCCACCGTCACCGCCGGCAACGCCTCCGGTCAGAATGACGGCGCTGCAGCCGTCGTGGTGACCACCCGCGCCAAGGCTGAGGAGCTCGGCCTCACCCCCGTCATCCGTCTGGCCGGCTGGGCTCTGGCGGCTGTGCCACCGGAGACCATGGGCATCGGCCCGGTTCCTGCCACCAAGAAGGTGCTGGACCGCCTGGAGCTGACCCTGGATGATATCGGCTCCATCGAACTCAATGAGGCTTTCGCCGCGCAGGCACTTTCGGTGCTGAGCGAGTGGGACATCTCCTGGGATGATGAGCGCCTCAACCCACTGGGTTCCGGCATCTCGCTCGGCCACCCGGTGGGTGCCACCGGTGCCCGCATGGTGGTCACCCTCGCCCACCGCATGCAGCGCGAGGACACCCGTTATGGCCTGGCCACCATGTGCATCGGCGGCGGCCAGGGCCTGGCAGCAATCTTTGAGAAGGAGAACTAAACATGCCTATTCTGCACCATGTCGCCTACGGCGAAGACAACAAGAAGACCCTCGTGTTCATCGGATCCCTCGGTTCCACCACCGACATGTGGTTGCCGCAGTTGGACACCCTGCACCGTGATTTCCACGTCATCGCAGTGGACCACCGCGGACACGGCAGCTCCCCGCTGGTGAAGGACACCCCAACCGTGGCTGATCTGGCCACCGATGTGCTGGAGACCCTGGACTCACTCGGTGTGGAGGACTTCGGCGTGATCGGTCTCTCCCTGGGTGGTGCGGTGGCGCAGTACCTGGCCGCCACCTCCCCACGTGTGACCGCCGCTGCCTTCCTGTGCACCGCCGCAAAGTTCGGTGAGCCACAGGGTTGGTATGACCGCGCCGCCGCCACCCGTGAGAACGGCACCGCCTCCCTGGCAGCCGCCGTCATCGAGCGCTGGTTCTCCCCCACCTGGCTCGAGGCCAACCCGGCTTCCCGCGAGCACTATGAGCACATGGTCGTGGACACCCCCGCCGAGGGTTATGCCCAGGCATGTGAGGCTCTGGCCACCTGGGACTTCACCGATCGCCTGGCTGAGATCACCGTGCCGGTACTCACCATCGCCGGTGCGGATGATCCCTCCACCCCACCGGAGATCCTCCAGATCATCGCCGATGGTGTCTCCGGTCCCGCCACCGCCGAGGTGCTCTCCCCCGGCGCGCACGTGCCCACCATTGAACGCCCAGAGGAAGTAAGCGCACTGCTCGCGCAGCACTTCAAGTAATAATAGGGGCTATGTTCACCACCGGTCTCCTTCCCAGACGTCTGTTACTTCAGCAGAGGATTCTCGCCGACATCGTCTCCGATGACCGCAACCGTTTCCTGCTGGTGACGGGACCGGCAGGGGTGAACAAGGGCCAGTTCATCCGTGAACTGGCCACACAGCTGACGGAGTACCAGGTACTCCACCAGCCGGCGCTGACCGGTTTCACCGCCCCCATCTCCCCCACCGTGATCGTGGCGGAGCATGTTGAGGATGCCACGAACCTCACCGAGGTACTGGCGGCCCTCCATGCTCCGAACACGCCCCGGTTGATCATCCTGGGCACCGCCCCACACCGGATGGACGATGCCACGGATGTGGTTCCGCTGCCCCCGTTGACGGTGGACGAGGTCTGGCATCTGGCGGTGCAGGTGGTGGGACGGTGCACCCCGGTGACCGCCCACCGGCTCCATGATGCCTCCGGTGGTCTTCCCCAGTTGGTCCGTGAGCTGCT is a window from the Corynebacterium faecale genome containing:
- a CDS encoding CoA transferase subunit A codes for the protein MINKTLSSTAEAVADIPDGASIAVGGFGLVGIPTLLINALRDQGAGELTIISNNCGTDGQGLGLLLEDGKIIKTVGSYIGSNKEYARRYLEGELTVEFTPQGTLAERMRAGGAGIPGFYTTAGVGTQVAEGGLPQRYNTDGSVAVYSKPKETREFNGQLYVLEEGIRADFALVHAHKADRFGNLVFRKTARNFNPDAAMSGKITIAQVEHLVDELDPDEVHLPGIYVNRVVHVGPQETGIENRTVSN
- a CDS encoding IclR family transcriptional regulator domain-containing protein; the encoded protein is MLQTSPDFVQSFARGLSVIRSFSADSPSQSLSEVATATGLSRATARRFLHTLVDLGYAVTNGSQFQLTPRVLELGTSYLSALTLPAIAQPRLEALSREVGESSSMSVLDGTDIIYVSRVPVRRIMTVSITLGTRFPAYATSMGRILLAALAPEELEALLIKTPPVQLTARALPPQAVRSEIEAARQRGWSLVDQELEPGLRSLAAPVTDASGRVVAAINISTQSASNSIEDVRREFLPHIIETARAISTDLSATI
- a CDS encoding acetyl-CoA C-acetyltransferase, whose product is MNPQDIVICSPLRTPVGRYGGAFTSVPVQDLATAVVNAIVDKTGLTGDQVDDLILGQGSPNGSAPALGRVVALDSKLGQNVPGMQLDRRCGSGLQAIVTAAAHISAGAADVIIAGGAESMSRTEYTVSGDIRWGVKGGDMQLRDRLAEARETAGGRDHPIPGGMIETAENLRREYNIPRETQDQMAAASQQRAGAAHDNGHFADEIVPITIPVRKGDPIVVDRDEHPRPETTVEKLSSLRAVMGRQDDQATVTAGNASGQNDGAAAVVVTTRAKAEELGLTPVIRLAGWALAAVPPETMGIGPVPATKKVLDRLELTLDDIGSIELNEAFAAQALSVLSEWDISWDDERLNPLGSGISLGHPVGATGARMVVTLAHRMQREDTRYGLATMCIGGGQGLAAIFEKEN
- the pcaD gene encoding 3-oxoadipate enol-lactonase, yielding MPILHHVAYGEDNKKTLVFIGSLGSTTDMWLPQLDTLHRDFHVIAVDHRGHGSSPLVKDTPTVADLATDVLETLDSLGVEDFGVIGLSLGGAVAQYLAATSPRVTAAAFLCTAAKFGEPQGWYDRAAATRENGTASLAAAVIERWFSPTWLEANPASREHYEHMVVDTPAEGYAQACEALATWDFTDRLAEITVPVLTIAGADDPSTPPEILQIIADGVSGPATAEVLSPGAHVPTIERPEEVSALLAQHFK